CAAACGCTATGGTTTTGATGCAGGGAAACATGCGGCGTACATTCAGAAAATCCTTGGTCGTTTTGAAAACCCGTATCTGAAAGATGACGTTGAGCGCGTTGGCCGCCAGCCGCTGCGTAAACTGAGCGCGGGCGACCGTTTGATCAAGCCGCTGCTGGGTACGCTGGAATACCATCTGCCGCATGCTAACCTGGTCAAAGGGATTGCAGCCGCGATGCACTTCCGTAGTGAAGACGATCCGCAGGCGCAGGAGCTGGCTGCGCTGATCGCCGAGAAAGGCCCACAGGCTGCGCTTGCACAGATTTCCGGACTGGATATCAACAGCGATGTCGTTGCCGAGGCCGTAAGCGCATATAACGCAAAGTAATGCTGCAAAAACTGGCGCAGGCCCCCCTGCGCCTGATTAATAGATTGTCAGATATGCAGGCAATAATGGAACAAACCCAGGCCTTTGAAAATCGTGTGCTTGAGCGTCTGAATGCTGGCAAAACCGTACGGAGCTTCCTGATCACCGCCGTGGAGTTACTCACCGAGGCGGTCAATATTCTGGTGCTTCAGGTGTTTCGCAAAGATGACTACGCCGTAAAGTACGCTGTAGAACCGTTACTCGACGGCGACGGACCGCTGGGCGATCTGTCTGTGCGTCTGAAACTGATCTACGGTCTGGGCGTACTGAGTCGTCCTGAGTATGAAGATGCAGAACTGCTGATGGCGATGCGTGAAGAGATGAATCATGACGGCAATGAGTATGCCTTTACGGATGATGAAATTCTCGGACCGTTTGCAGAACTCCATTGCGTCGTCGCGTTGCCGCCACCACCACAGTTTGATGCCGCCGACCCCAGCTTGTATGCAATGCAAGTCCAGCGCTACCAGCAAGCGGTGCGCTCGACGATGGTTCTCTCCCTGACTGAGCTGATTTCTAAAATCAGCTTAAAAAAAGCCTTCCAGAAGTAAGCCTCTCCCTGCCTGCTACTCCTTTTCCTGCACTGGCTGATACAAGCGCCGATAATAATTCAGTCGTTGCAGGTACATCTGCGCATTTTCTGCAGGCACTTCGCTCGGGACGGTATCACGCTCAGGCATTTTAGTCAGATACTCTTTAAACGCCTGACTTGAGGCCATAAAATCCACCGCTTTATCAATCAGAAGTGGAACGTTATCACCTATTTTCGCCATGTTATATCCTCCATGCATTCCCGCCGGGATTAAGCGTGACGGTCAATTTTAGTGTAGGATCGTCCTCGTTATGACATTAAGGAAAACGTGCTTAATCCTTCAGCAGCAAATTATCTCTTACATGATCCTGTTATCGTCTAAAATTCTTAATTAATCAGTCCATTAGGAAAATACTTAGCAACTGAATACTCGCGGCATTTGATTATTCTCATCCCATTAGTTGTGAATAAACCCGCTCTGCGCGCATACTATAGGCTATTCATCTTATTTCTATCAGAAGCCATCCCATGAAAGAAGTCGAAAAAAACGAAATCAAACGTCTGAGCGATCGCCTTGACGCCATCCGCCACCAGCAGGCCGATCTGTCTCTGGTTGAAGCCGCCGATAAATATGCCGAGCTGGAAAAAGAGAAAGCCACGCTGGAAGCAGAAATCGCCCGTCTGCGTGACGTTCACAGTCAGAAACTGAGCAAAGAAGCGCAAAAACTGATGAACCTGCCGTACCGCCGCGCGATCACCAAAAAAGAGCAGGCCGATATGGGCAAGCTGAAGAAAAGCGTACGGGGTCTGGTGGTGGTTCACCCAATGACGGCCCTGGGTCGTGAAATGGGCCTGAAAGAAATGACCGGATTCGCAAAGACCGAGTTTTGATTTTATACCGGGCAGCGCGTCCGCTGCCCGGTCCCTCCTTAATTGGCCCTACCAATACCCTCCTGTT
The DNA window shown above is from Citrobacter farmeri and carries:
- the mtlR gene encoding mannitol operon repressor MtlR — its product is MLQKLAQAPLRLINRLSDMQAIMEQTQAFENRVLERLNAGKTVRSFLITAVELLTEAVNILVLQVFRKDDYAVKYAVEPLLDGDGPLGDLSVRLKLIYGLGVLSRPEYEDAELLMAMREEMNHDGNEYAFTDDEILGPFAELHCVVALPPPPQFDAADPSLYAMQVQRYQQAVRSTMVLSLTELISKISLKKAFQK
- a CDS encoding YibL family ribosome-associated protein; translation: MKEVEKNEIKRLSDRLDAIRHQQADLSLVEAADKYAELEKEKATLEAEIARLRDVHSQKLSKEAQKLMNLPYRRAITKKEQADMGKLKKSVRGLVVVHPMTALGREMGLKEMTGFAKTEF